A single region of the Pseudomonas mandelii genome encodes:
- a CDS encoding GntR family transcriptional regulator: protein MTFKAPDSLAEQIAHHLAERIIRGEMKPGERIQEQKVTLALNVSRGSVREALLILERRHLIAILPRRGAHVTELTAHKVQSLCTLMSELYILLGNAVAKGWQVQSDMAPFVQIQQRLAASYERQDIRTFVDDSFNVMRAAYPFANNPYLQETVENLQPAMSRAYFLALDQRKASMSEFLELFERLLAAVLARDFPLIREVLTAYAQRSCDLVVSALTDA from the coding sequence ATGACGTTCAAGGCGCCGGACAGCCTCGCCGAGCAAATTGCTCACCACCTCGCCGAACGCATCATTCGTGGCGAAATGAAGCCCGGGGAGCGCATCCAGGAACAGAAGGTCACGCTGGCCCTCAATGTCAGCCGCGGTTCGGTCCGCGAAGCCTTGCTGATCCTCGAGCGCCGCCACCTGATCGCGATCCTGCCGCGCCGCGGTGCCCACGTTACCGAACTCACCGCACACAAGGTGCAGAGCCTGTGCACGCTGATGAGCGAGCTGTACATCTTGCTCGGCAACGCCGTCGCCAAAGGCTGGCAGGTCCAGTCTGACATGGCGCCGTTCGTGCAGATCCAGCAGCGCCTGGCCGCCAGCTATGAGCGTCAGGACATCCGCACCTTCGTCGACGACAGCTTCAATGTGATGCGCGCCGCGTACCCGTTTGCCAACAATCCGTACTTGCAGGAAACCGTCGAGAACCTGCAACCGGCGATGAGCCGTGCGTATTTCCTCGCCCTGGACCAGCGCAAGGCGTCGATGAGCGAGTTCCTGGAGTTGTTCGAACGTTTGCTGGCCGCCGTGCTGGCCCGTGACTTTCCGCTGATCCGCG
- the xdhA gene encoding xanthine dehydrogenase small subunit codes for MIQFLLNQELRSEHALDPNLTVLNYLRDHVGKPGTKEGCASGDCGACTVVVGELQTDDDGREYIRYRSLNSCLTFVSSLHGKQLISVEDLKHQGELHSVQKAMVECHGSQCGFCTPGFVMSLFALQKNSDQPDAHKAHEALAGNLCRCTGYRPILAAAEQSCCGKQADQFDAREADTIARLKAIAPTDIGELNSGDKRCLVPLTVADLADLYDAYPQARLLAGGTDLALEVTQFHRTLPVMIYVGNVAEMKRIERFDDRLEIGAATALSDCYEALKAEYPDFGELLQRFASLQIRNQGTLGGNIGNASPIGDSPPLLIALGAQIVLCKGETRRTLALEDYFIDYRVTARQESEFIEKIIVPRASAEQLFRAYKVSKRLDDDISAVCAAFNLRIDNGVIADARVAFGGMAAIPKRANNCETVLLGAPFNHATVERACAALAEDFTPLSDFRASKEYRLLSAQNLLRKYFIELQTPHIETRVTAYV; via the coding sequence GTGATCCAGTTTTTACTTAACCAGGAACTCCGTAGCGAGCACGCCCTGGACCCAAACCTGACCGTGCTCAATTATCTGCGCGACCATGTGGGCAAACCCGGCACCAAAGAAGGCTGCGCCAGCGGTGACTGCGGCGCCTGTACCGTGGTGGTCGGCGAGCTGCAAACGGATGACGATGGCCGCGAATACATTCGCTATCGCAGCCTCAACTCGTGCCTGACGTTCGTGTCGTCATTGCACGGTAAACAACTGATCAGCGTCGAAGACCTCAAGCACCAGGGCGAGCTGCACAGCGTGCAGAAAGCCATGGTCGAGTGCCACGGCTCGCAATGCGGCTTCTGCACCCCGGGCTTCGTGATGTCGCTGTTCGCGCTGCAAAAGAACAGCGATCAGCCCGACGCCCACAAGGCCCACGAAGCGCTGGCCGGCAACCTCTGCCGCTGCACCGGCTATCGACCGATTCTGGCCGCCGCCGAACAATCCTGCTGCGGCAAGCAAGCGGATCAGTTCGATGCACGCGAAGCCGATACCATCGCCCGCCTTAAAGCCATCGCCCCTACCGACATCGGCGAACTCAACAGTGGCGACAAGCGCTGCCTGGTGCCGCTGACCGTGGCCGATCTGGCCGACCTCTACGATGCTTATCCACAGGCCCGGCTGCTGGCCGGCGGTACGGATCTGGCATTGGAAGTCACCCAATTCCATCGCACGTTGCCAGTGATGATCTACGTCGGCAACGTCGCCGAAATGAAGCGCATCGAGCGCTTCGATGATCGTCTGGAAATCGGCGCCGCCACCGCCCTCTCCGATTGCTACGAAGCCTTGAAAGCCGAATACCCGGACTTCGGCGAATTGCTGCAACGCTTCGCCTCCTTGCAGATCCGCAACCAGGGCACCCTCGGCGGCAACATCGGCAACGCCTCGCCGATTGGAGACTCGCCACCGCTGCTGATTGCCTTGGGGGCGCAGATCGTTTTGTGCAAAGGCGAAACCCGTCGCACCCTGGCGCTGGAAGATTACTTCATCGATTACCGGGTCACCGCGCGCCAGGAAAGCGAGTTCATCGAGAAGATCATCGTGCCGCGTGCCAGCGCCGAACAATTGTTCCGCGCCTACAAAGTGTCGAAACGTCTGGACGATGATATTTCCGCTGTTTGCGCCGCGTTCAACCTGCGTATCGACAACGGCGTGATCGCCGACGCCCGCGTGGCGTTCGGCGGCATGGCCGCGATTCCGAAACGTGCGAATAACTGCGAAACCGTGTTGCTCGGCGCGCCGTTCAATCACGCCACCGTCGAACGCGCCTGCGCCGCACTGGCCGAAGATTTCACGCCGCTCTCGGACTTCCGCGCCAGCAAGGAATATCGCCTGCTCAGCGCGCAGAACCTGCTGCGCAAATACTTCATCGAACTGCAAACGCCGCACATCGAGACTCGGGTGACCGCTTATGTCTAA
- the guaD gene encoding guanine deaminase, protein MPLTRKAYRAAILHSIADPAEVGIEASYEYFEDGLLVVDNGQISALGHASDLLPTLPADIEITHYQDALITPGFIDTHIHLPQTGMVGAYGEQLLDWLNTYTFPCESQFADKTHADEVADIFIKELLRNGTTTALVFGSVHPQSVNSFFEAAEQLDLRMIAGKVMMDRNAPDYLTDTAESSYVESKALIERWHGKGRLHYAVTPRFAPTSTPEQLTLAGQLLSEYPDLYMQTHISENLKEIEWVKELFPERKGYLDVYDHYQLLGERSVFAHGVHLCDDECARLAQTGSAIAFCPTSNFFLGSGLFNLPMAEKHKLNVGLGTDVGGGTSFSLLQTLNEAYKVMQLQGARLSPFKSLYLATLGGARALRLEDKIGTLNPGTDADFLVLDYNATPLLSYRLKQANNIAETLFVLMTLGDDRTVLQTYAAGNQVHQR, encoded by the coding sequence ATGCCTCTGACTCGCAAAGCCTACCGCGCCGCCATCCTGCACAGCATCGCCGACCCCGCCGAAGTGGGCATCGAAGCCTCGTATGAGTATTTCGAAGACGGCCTGCTGGTGGTCGATAACGGCCAGATAAGCGCCCTTGGTCACGCCAGCGACTTGCTGCCGACCCTGCCCGCCGATATCGAGATCACTCATTACCAGGACGCGCTGATCACCCCGGGTTTCATCGACACTCACATTCATTTACCGCAAACCGGCATGGTCGGCGCTTACGGCGAGCAGCTGCTGGACTGGCTCAACACTTACACCTTCCCGTGTGAAAGCCAGTTCGCTGACAAGACTCACGCTGATGAAGTCGCGGACATTTTCATCAAGGAACTGCTGCGTAACGGCACCACCACGGCGCTGGTGTTCGGCAGCGTCCACCCGCAATCGGTGAACTCGTTTTTTGAAGCCGCCGAGCAGCTGGACCTGCGGATGATCGCCGGCAAGGTGATGATGGACCGCAACGCCCCGGACTACCTGACCGATACCGCCGAATCCAGCTACGTGGAAAGCAAGGCGCTGATTGAGCGCTGGCATGGTAAGGGCCGCCTGCATTACGCGGTGACCCCGCGCTTCGCCCCCACCAGCACCCCGGAACAACTGACCCTCGCCGGCCAGTTGCTCAGCGAGTACCCCGACCTGTACATGCAGACCCACATCAGCGAAAACCTCAAGGAAATCGAGTGGGTCAAGGAACTGTTCCCCGAGCGCAAGGGCTACCTCGACGTTTACGACCACTACCAATTGCTCGGCGAGCGCTCGGTATTCGCCCACGGCGTGCACCTGTGCGATGACGAGTGCGCGCGGCTGGCGCAGACGGGTTCGGCGATTGCTTTCTGCCCGACCTCGAACTTCTTCCTCGGCAGCGGCCTGTTCAATTTGCCGATGGCCGAGAAGCACAAACTCAATGTCGGCCTGGGCACCGACGTGGGCGGCGGCACCAGTTTCTCGCTGCTGCAAACGTTGAACGAAGCCTACAAGGTCATGCAGCTGCAAGGTGCGCGCCTGAGTCCGTTCAAATCGCTGTACCTGGCGACCCTGGGCGGTGCGCGTGCGCTGCGCCTGGAAGACAAGATCGGCACGCTGAATCCGGGCACCGACGCGGACTTCCTGGTGCTGGACTACAACGCCACGCCGCTGCTGAGCTATCGCTTGAAGCAGGCCAATAACATTGCCGAGACGTTGTTTGTATTGATGACGCTGGGGGATGACCGGACTGTGCTGCAGACCTATGCGGCGGGGAATCAGGTGCATCAGCGCTAA
- a CDS encoding GntR family transcriptional regulator yields the protein MNEQLQPLKKQPRAGKAGRSGTQDDIVYAHIFEAILEQRLAPGTKLSEEALGEIFGVSRTIIRRALSRLAHEGVVLLRPNRGAVVASPSVEEARQVFLARRLVERAITELAVQHATAEQIAELRQMVNDERDSFSRGDRGAGIRLSGEFHLKLAEAAKNAPLISFQRSLVSQTSLIIAQYESGNRSHCSYDEHTQLIDAIEARNGELAVNLMMHHMDHIDSKLNLDEESASDDLHAVFSHLLQTKKPGRPAVKL from the coding sequence ATGAACGAACAGTTGCAGCCCCTAAAGAAACAACCGCGAGCAGGCAAAGCAGGCCGCAGCGGTACCCAGGACGATATTGTCTACGCGCATATCTTCGAGGCCATCCTCGAACAGCGTCTGGCGCCCGGCACCAAGTTGAGCGAAGAAGCGCTGGGGGAAATTTTCGGGGTCAGTCGCACCATCATTCGCCGTGCACTGTCGCGCCTGGCTCATGAAGGCGTCGTGCTGCTGCGTCCGAACCGTGGCGCCGTGGTTGCCAGCCCCAGTGTTGAAGAGGCCCGTCAGGTGTTCCTGGCGCGGCGTCTGGTGGAGCGGGCGATCACTGAACTGGCGGTTCAACACGCGACTGCCGAGCAGATTGCCGAGTTGCGGCAAATGGTCAACGATGAGCGCGACAGCTTCTCCCGTGGCGATCGCGGTGCCGGCATCCGCCTGTCGGGCGAATTCCACCTGAAGCTGGCGGAAGCGGCGAAGAATGCGCCGCTGATCAGCTTCCAGCGCAGCCTGGTGTCCCAGACGTCGTTGATCATCGCCCAGTACGAAAGCGGCAACCGCTCCCACTGTTCTTACGACGAGCACACCCAACTGATCGACGCCATCGAAGCGCGCAACGGTGAGTTGGCGGTGAACCTGATGATGCATCACATGGATCACATCGACAGCAAACTCAACCTCGACGAGGAAAGCGCGTCGGATGATTTGCATGCGGTGTTCTCGCATTTATTGCAGACCAAAAAGCCAGGGCGGCCAGCGGTCAAGCTCTGA
- the xdhC gene encoding xanthine dehydrogenase accessory protein XdhC, with translation MYNWIDALADLQSQGEPCVLVTIIEELGSTPRNAGSKMVISATQAYDTIGGGHLEYKAMQIGREMLASGKQDTHLERFSLGASLGQCCGGVTVLLFEPMGQVQAQIAVFGAGHVGRALVPLLASLPCRVRWIDSREAEFPEQIPHGVRKIVAEEPVDEIDNLPAGSYCIVMTHNHQLDLELTAAILKRNDFAYFGLIGSKTKRVKFEHRLRDRGFDSAVLQRMRCPMGIGEVKGKLPVEIAISIAGEIIATYNASFGQQTASAGSSIAKLLPASRRSQASH, from the coding sequence ATGTACAACTGGATCGACGCCCTCGCCGACCTGCAATCCCAGGGTGAACCCTGCGTGCTGGTGACCATCATCGAAGAGCTCGGCTCGACGCCGCGCAATGCCGGATCGAAAATGGTCATCAGCGCCACCCAGGCCTACGACACCATCGGTGGCGGGCACCTGGAATACAAGGCCATGCAGATCGGCCGCGAGATGCTGGCCAGCGGCAAGCAGGACACGCACCTGGAGCGCTTCAGCCTCGGCGCCAGCCTCGGCCAGTGCTGCGGCGGCGTGACCGTGCTGCTGTTCGAACCGATGGGCCAGGTCCAGGCGCAAATCGCTGTGTTCGGCGCCGGCCATGTCGGCCGGGCGCTGGTGCCGCTGCTCGCCAGCCTGCCCTGCCGGGTGCGCTGGATCGATTCGCGGGAAGCGGAATTCCCCGAGCAGATCCCCCACGGCGTGCGCAAAATCGTCGCCGAAGAACCGGTGGATGAAATCGACAATCTGCCCGCCGGCAGCTACTGCATCGTCATGACCCACAACCACCAGCTCGATCTCGAACTCACCGCCGCGATCCTCAAGCGCAACGACTTCGCCTACTTCGGCCTGATCGGTTCGAAGACAAAACGGGTGAAGTTCGAACACCGCCTGCGGGACCGTGGTTTCGACAGCGCCGTGCTGCAACGCATGCGCTGCCCGATGGGCATCGGCGAAGTCAAAGGCAAGTTGCCTGTGGAAATCGCCATCTCCATCGCCGGCGAAATCATCGCCACCTATAACGCCAGTTTCGGCCAGCAAACTGCCAGCGCCGGATCATCGATCGCCAAACTGCTGCCTGCATCACGCCGCAGCCAAGCCTCCCACTGA
- a CDS encoding benzoate/H(+) symporter BenE family transporter: protein MNDATHTQLRPLADTSPSAIVAGFIAMMTGYTSSLVLMFQAGQAAGLTSGQISSWIWAISIGMAVCSIGLSLRYRTPITIAWSTPGAALLITSLGGVSYGEAIGAYITCAVLVTICGLTGSFERLVRKIPASLAAALLAGILFKIGSEIFVAAQHRTGLVLGMFFTYLLVKRLSPRYAVLAALLIGTALSGFMGLLDFSSFHLEVATPVWTTPHFSLAATISIGIPLFVVAMTSQNMPGIAVLRADGYTVPASPLITTTGIASLLLAPFGSHGINLAAISAAICTGPHAHEDRNKRYTAAVWCGIFYGIAGVFGATLAALFAALPKELVLSIAALALFGSIINGLSIAMTEVKEREAALITFMVTASGLTLFSIGSAFWGIVAGVLTLVILNWRKG, encoded by the coding sequence ATGAACGACGCCACGCACACGCAGCTTCGCCCCTTGGCCGATACGTCACCGTCGGCGATTGTCGCCGGCTTCATCGCGATGATGACCGGCTACACCAGCTCCCTGGTCCTGATGTTTCAAGCCGGACAAGCGGCGGGCCTGACCAGCGGGCAGATTTCGTCGTGGATCTGGGCGATCTCGATTGGCATGGCGGTGTGCTCGATCGGCCTGTCCCTGCGTTATCGCACGCCGATCACCATCGCCTGGTCGACCCCCGGCGCGGCGTTGCTGATCACCAGCCTGGGCGGCGTGAGTTACGGCGAGGCCATCGGTGCCTACATCACGTGCGCGGTGCTGGTGACGATTTGCGGCCTGACCGGCAGCTTCGAACGGCTGGTGAGAAAGATTCCGGCATCATTGGCCGCCGCCCTGCTGGCGGGGATTCTGTTCAAGATTGGCAGTGAAATCTTCGTCGCCGCGCAGCATCGCACCGGGCTGGTGCTGGGGATGTTCTTCACTTATCTGCTGGTCAAGCGCCTGTCGCCTCGCTACGCGGTGCTCGCAGCGTTGCTGATCGGCACGGCGCTGTCCGGGTTCATGGGGCTGCTGGACTTCAGCAGTTTCCATCTGGAAGTGGCAACGCCGGTCTGGACCACGCCGCACTTCTCCCTGGCCGCGACCATCAGCATCGGTATTCCGTTGTTTGTGGTGGCGATGACTTCGCAGAACATGCCCGGCATCGCGGTATTGCGCGCCGACGGCTACACCGTGCCCGCCTCGCCATTGATCACCACCACCGGCATCGCCTCGCTGCTGCTGGCGCCTTTCGGCTCCCACGGGATCAACCTGGCAGCCATCAGCGCGGCGATCTGCACCGGGCCGCATGCCCATGAGGATCGCAACAAGCGCTACACGGCTGCGGTCTGGTGCGGGATTTTCTACGGGATTGCCGGGGTGTTCGGCGCAACGCTGGCAGCGTTGTTCGCGGCGCTGCCTAAAGAGCTGGTGCTGTCGATTGCGGCGCTGGCACTGTTCGGCTCGATCATCAATGGCCTGAGCATTGCCATGACCGAAGTGAAGGAGCGGGAGGCGGCGTTGATTACCTTTATGGTCACGGCGTCGGGGCTGACGCTGTTTTCCATTGGGTCGGCGTTCTGGGGGATTGTCGCGGGGGTGTTGACGCTGGTGATTCTGAATTGGCGCAAGGGCTGA
- the xdhB gene encoding xanthine dehydrogenase molybdopterin binding subunit: MSNHHAVEKTQAELAELFAKDLTTGVGRSVKHDSAAKHVSGEAQYIDDRLEFPNQLHVYARLSDRAHAKIISIDTTPCYAFEGVRIAITHKDVPGLKDIGPLLPGDPLLAIDDVQFVGQPVLAVAAKDLETARKAAMAAIIEYEDLEPVLDVVEALRKRHFVLDSHTHQRGDSAGALATAEHRIQGTLHIGGQEHFYLETQISSVMPTEDGGMIVYCSTQNPTEVQKLVAEVLDVSMNKIVVDMRRMGGGFGGKETQAASPACLCAVIAHLTGQPTKMRLPRVEDMLMTGKRHPFYVEYDVGFDSTGRLHGIALELAGNCGCSPDLSASIVDRAMFHADNSYYLGDATINGHRCKTNTASNTAYRGFGGPQGMVAIEEVMDAIARHLGLDPLAVRKANYYGKTERNVTHYYQTVEHNMLEEMTAELEESSQYAERREAIRRYNANSPILKKGLALTPVKFGISFTASFLNQAGALIHVYTDGSIHLNHGGTEMGQGLNTKVAQVVAEVFQVEMDRVQITATNTDKVPNTSPTAASSGADLNGKAAQNAAEIIKKRLIEFAARQYKVSEEDVEFHNGHVRVRDHILTFEALIQQAYFAQVSLSSTGFYKTPKIFYDRSQARGRPFYYYAFGAACCEVIIDTLTGEYKMLRTDILHDVGDSLNPAIDIGQVEGGFIQGMGWLTMEELVWNNKGKLMTNGPASYKIPAVADMPLDLRVKLVENRKNPEDTVFHSKAVGEPPFMLGIASWCAIKDAVASLGDYKHQPKIDAPATPERVLWGCEQMRQLKAAKAVEAEAELASL; this comes from the coding sequence ATGTCTAACCATCACGCCGTAGAGAAGACCCAGGCCGAACTGGCTGAACTGTTCGCCAAGGACCTGACCACCGGTGTCGGCCGCAGCGTCAAGCACGACAGCGCCGCCAAACATGTGTCCGGGGAAGCGCAGTACATCGACGACCGTCTGGAATTTCCGAACCAGCTGCACGTTTACGCACGCCTCTCGGACCGCGCCCACGCGAAAATCATCAGCATCGACACCACGCCCTGCTACGCTTTCGAAGGCGTGCGCATCGCCATCACCCACAAAGACGTGCCAGGCCTGAAAGACATCGGCCCATTGCTGCCGGGCGATCCATTGCTGGCCATCGACGATGTGCAATTCGTCGGTCAACCCGTACTGGCCGTTGCCGCAAAAGACCTGGAAACCGCACGCAAAGCCGCCATGGCGGCGATCATCGAATACGAAGATCTCGAGCCGGTGCTGGACGTGGTCGAAGCCCTGCGCAAACGCCACTTTGTGCTCGACAGCCACACCCATCAGCGCGGCGATTCGGCCGGCGCATTGGCGACTGCCGAACACCGCATTCAAGGCACGCTGCACATCGGCGGCCAGGAACACTTCTACCTCGAAACCCAGATCTCGTCGGTGATGCCGACCGAAGACGGCGGGATGATCGTCTACTGCTCGACCCAGAACCCCACCGAAGTGCAGAAACTGGTGGCTGAAGTGCTGGACGTGTCGATGAACAAAATCGTCGTCGACATGCGCCGCATGGGCGGTGGTTTCGGCGGCAAGGAAACCCAGGCTGCGAGCCCGGCGTGCCTGTGCGCAGTCATCGCCCACCTCACCGGCCAGCCGACCAAGATGCGCCTGCCGCGGGTCGAAGACATGTTGATGACCGGCAAGCGTCACCCGTTCTACGTCGAGTACGACGTCGGCTTCGACAGCACCGGTCGCCTGCACGGCATCGCCCTGGAACTGGCCGGCAACTGCGGTTGCTCGCCGGACCTCTCGGCGTCGATTGTCGACCGCGCGATGTTCCATGCCGACAACTCGTACTACCTGGGCGATGCGACCATCAACGGTCACCGCTGCAAGACCAACACCGCGTCGAACACCGCATACCGTGGCTTCGGTGGCCCGCAAGGCATGGTCGCCATCGAAGAAGTGATGGACGCGATTGCCCGCCATCTGGGCCTCGATCCGCTGGCAGTGCGCAAGGCCAACTACTACGGCAAGACTGAGCGCAACGTCACCCATTACTACCAGACCGTCGAGCACAACATGCTCGAGGAAATGACCGCCGAACTGGAAGAAAGCAGCCAGTACGCCGAACGCCGCGAAGCGATTCGTCGCTACAACGCCAACAGCCCGATCCTGAAAAAAGGCCTGGCGCTGACCCCGGTGAAATTCGGCATTTCCTTCACCGCCAGCTTCCTCAACCAGGCCGGTGCGCTGATCCACGTCTACACCGATGGCAGCATCCACCTGAACCATGGCGGCACGGAAATGGGCCAGGGTTTGAACACCAAGGTGGCGCAAGTCGTAGCCGAAGTGTTCCAGGTGGAAATGGACCGCGTGCAGATCACCGCGACCAACACCGACAAGGTGCCGAACACCTCGCCGACCGCTGCCTCCAGCGGTGCCGACCTCAACGGTAAAGCCGCACAGAACGCCGCGGAAATCATCAAGAAACGCCTGATCGAATTTGCCGCCCGGCAGTACAAGGTCAGCGAAGAAGACGTGGAGTTCCACAACGGTCACGTGCGGGTTCGTGATCACATCCTGACCTTCGAAGCGCTGATCCAGCAGGCGTATTTCGCCCAGGTGTCGCTGTCGAGCACCGGCTTCTACAAGACCCCGAAAATCTTCTACGACCGCAGTCAGGCCCGTGGTCGACCGTTCTATTACTACGCCTTCGGTGCAGCCTGTTGCGAGGTGATCATCGACACCCTGACCGGCGAGTACAAAATGCTGCGCACCGACATCCTCCACGACGTCGGCGACTCGCTGAACCCGGCCATCGACATCGGCCAGGTCGAGGGCGGTTTCATCCAAGGCATGGGCTGGCTGACCATGGAAGAACTGGTGTGGAACAACAAAGGCAAACTGATGACCAACGGCCCGGCCAGCTACAAGATCCCGGCCGTGGCCGACATGCCGCTGGACCTTCGGGTGAAGCTGGTGGAAAACCGCAAGAACCCGGAAGACACGGTGTTCCATTCCAAAGCTGTGGGCGAGCCGCCGTTCATGTTGGGTATCGCATCGTGGTGTGCGATCAAGGACGCCGTGGCCAGTCTGGGCGACTACAAGCATCAACCGAAAATCGACGCACCGGCGACTCCGGAGCGGGTGTTGTGGGGCTGTGAACAGATGCGGCAGTTGAAGGCGGCGAAGGCCGTTGAGGCTGAAGCCGAGTTGGCTTCGCTCTAG
- a CDS encoding 50S ribosome-binding protein YggL, whose product MSKTKELGFELNLDFKEDLADEAIDAFLDAFLKEAMEANGLGYVGGDDFGLVCLQKRGSVSEEQRAAVEAWLKGRSELTEATVSPLIDVWYPEKPINPVA is encoded by the coding sequence ATTAGTAAAACAAAAGAGCTGGGTTTCGAACTGAACCTGGATTTCAAAGAAGATTTGGCTGATGAAGCCATTGATGCTTTCCTCGACGCGTTCCTGAAAGAAGCCATGGAAGCCAACGGTCTGGGTTATGTTGGCGGCGACGACTTCGGTCTGGTTTGCCTGCAGAAGCGTGGCTCGGTGTCCGAAGAGCAGCGCGCTGCTGTTGAAGCCTGGCTCAAGGGCCGCAGCGAACTGACCGAAGCAACCGTCAGCCCGCTGATCGACGTCTGGTACCCGGAAAAGCCGATCAATCCGGTAGCTTGA